From one Enterococcus sp. DIV2402 genomic stretch:
- a CDS encoding phytoene desaturase family protein: MKKIIVIGAGVAGLSAAVRLQKLGYNVHLYEKEHQPGGKMNQIKQGGFTFDVGPTIVMMPEIYREIFEFCGENPDHYIPMEKVDPMLKLFFRNEDPLAFSNDLVELTQSLESISEEDAKGYFAFLASIYQRYLIAKKHFITRSFRNFWDFYNPKSLYAGLRLKTFSDAYSSISKFVKDERLRKTLAFQTLYIGVSPYQGPSLYTIIPMIELFYGVYFIKGGMYTLATSMNQLFKKLGGVCHYGEPIDEIVIENKTAIGVKVADHFIEADSIVCGADFPYAMQHLIPNEKQRGKYTNKKIANMDYSCSCFLLYLGLDKKYPDNTLHSIYFADDFKKNIDDLFEDGILPDDPSFYLYRPSLMDDTLAPENQEGLYVLVPVPELSKYQDWSEDSIQLFRNRMIELIKERSVFKDIDEHIVMETYYTPKEFEKNFNAYYGATFGLKPTLAQSNYYRPHNKFNYANNLYFCGSSTHPGAGVPIVMQSAKLAVEELVRDET, from the coding sequence ATGAAAAAAATAATCGTTATAGGAGCTGGCGTAGCAGGCCTCTCTGCTGCAGTTCGTTTACAAAAATTAGGATACAATGTTCATCTATACGAAAAAGAACATCAACCTGGTGGGAAAATGAATCAAATCAAACAAGGTGGCTTTACGTTTGATGTTGGACCAACCATTGTGATGATGCCTGAAATTTATCGCGAAATTTTTGAATTTTGTGGAGAAAATCCCGATCACTATATTCCGATGGAAAAAGTAGATCCTATGTTGAAATTATTCTTTCGCAATGAAGATCCGTTAGCTTTTTCTAACGATTTAGTAGAATTAACGCAATCATTAGAATCTATATCCGAGGAGGACGCAAAAGGTTACTTTGCTTTTTTAGCAAGTATTTATCAAAGATATTTGATTGCCAAAAAGCATTTTATTACACGGTCCTTTCGAAATTTTTGGGATTTTTACAATCCAAAGTCGTTATATGCAGGTCTACGCTTGAAAACATTTAGTGATGCTTATTCGTCTATTTCAAAATTTGTTAAAGACGAGCGTTTAAGAAAAACTTTGGCGTTTCAAACTTTATATATTGGTGTTTCACCTTACCAAGGTCCCTCTTTATATACAATTATTCCTATGATTGAGTTATTTTATGGAGTTTATTTTATTAAGGGTGGTATGTATACCTTAGCAACTTCAATGAATCAATTATTTAAAAAACTTGGAGGTGTTTGTCATTATGGGGAACCTATTGATGAGATAGTTATTGAAAATAAAACAGCAATAGGAGTTAAAGTGGCTGACCATTTTATTGAAGCAGATTCCATCGTTTGCGGTGCTGATTTTCCTTATGCTATGCAACATTTGATTCCAAATGAAAAGCAACGCGGAAAATATACGAATAAAAAAATTGCTAATATGGATTATTCTTGCTCCTGCTTTTTGCTTTACTTAGGGTTAGATAAGAAGTATCCCGACAATACATTGCATAGTATCTATTTTGCAGATGATTTCAAAAAAAATATTGATGATTTATTTGAAGATGGCATCTTACCCGATGACCCATCATTTTATTTGTATCGACCATCTTTAATGGATGATACGTTGGCTCCAGAAAATCAAGAAGGCTTATATGTTTTAGTACCAGTGCCAGAACTATCTAAATATCAAGACTGGTCAGAAGATAGTATACAATTATTCCGTAATCGAATGATTGAATTAATAAAGGAACGTTCGGTATTTAAAGACATTGATGAGCATATTGTCATGGAAACCTATTATACGCCAAAAGAATTTGAAAAAAATTTCAATGCCTATTATGGTGCAACATTTGGTTTAAAACCAACATTAGCTCAAAGTAATTACTATCGTCCGCATAACAAATTTAATTATGCTAACAATCTTTATTTTTGTGGTAGTAGTACCCATCCAGGAGCCGGTGTTCCTATTGTTATGCAAAGTGCAAAACTTGCAGTAGAGGAGTTAGTTAGAGATGAAACTTAA
- a CDS encoding NAD-dependent epimerase/dehydratase family protein has protein sequence MQNILIIGGTGTISLPTTLKLSENPQNRVTVINRGSKNDQLPSNITVVKGDINKPDEIQEWLADKHFDSIINFVIFNPESAQKNSQLFKEHTNQFVYISTVAALNHQNNCLVNEESTYGNEFSNYGKNKAAAEALFLEEFHTNNFPITIVRPTQTYSEDRIPLSIKGKNCWSVVQRMIAGKEVIVHGEGQSVWASTHASDFAEGIYPIIGNTQTIGEIYQIMNPEPHTWDMVYQYLADELAVEYKPIYIPTDFLKESTRYNFSESIQGDKRWSNIFDISKLLSINPTFTCKISLKEGLQKYLEHMDAHPELKEVDEEFDSWCEETITNFKVVKEKFLTSFD, from the coding sequence ATGCAGAATATTCTTATTATCGGGGGAACAGGAACGATTTCTTTACCGACAACCTTGAAGTTATCTGAAAATCCACAAAATAGAGTGACAGTTATCAATAGAGGATCAAAAAATGATCAGTTACCTTCAAATATAACAGTAGTCAAAGGTGACATTAACAAGCCTGATGAAATTCAAGAATGGTTAGCCGATAAACATTTTGACTCGATTATTAATTTTGTTATTTTTAATCCAGAGTCTGCCCAAAAAAATAGTCAACTTTTTAAAGAGCACACCAATCAATTTGTCTATATTAGCACAGTTGCTGCTCTCAATCATCAGAATAATTGTCTTGTGAACGAGGAGTCTACTTATGGCAATGAATTTTCCAACTATGGGAAAAATAAAGCTGCAGCAGAAGCACTTTTTTTAGAGGAATTTCATACCAATAATTTCCCGATTACGATTGTTCGACCAACTCAAACGTATTCAGAAGATAGAATTCCCCTCAGTATTAAAGGGAAGAATTGTTGGAGTGTTGTGCAACGAATGATTGCAGGAAAAGAAGTAATTGTTCATGGAGAAGGACAATCTGTTTGGGCAAGTACGCATGCGTCCGATTTTGCGGAAGGAATTTATCCTATAATAGGTAACACACAAACGATTGGTGAAATTTATCAGATTATGAATCCTGAACCGCATACTTGGGATATGGTGTATCAATATTTAGCCGATGAATTAGCAGTTGAGTATAAACCTATCTATATACCAACTGATTTTCTAAAAGAATCTACACGTTATAACTTTTCTGAAAGCATTCAAGGAGATAAAAGATGGTCCAATATATTTGATATTTCTAAATTGCTCTCAATAAATCCAACCTTTACATGCAAGATATCTTTAAAAGAAGGCTTGCAAAAATATTTAGAGCATATGGATGCACATCCTGAATTAAAAGAAGTAGATGAAGAATTTGACAGCTGGTGTGAAGAAACAATTACCAACTTTAAAGTGGTAAAAGAAAAATTTTTAACTTCTTTTGATTAG
- a CDS encoding Gfo/Idh/MocA family protein produces the protein MKLAIFGSGMIVQDFLTIAKEIPHLELHSILGTERSLPKIKELAKQYGIQTFYTDVDKNLLDDEVDTVYIALPNHLHYSFAKKALENGKHVICEKPFTLTLAQLIELEQLAKRKNLILIEAITNQYLSNYQEIKENLASIGEIKLIECNYSQYSSRYDSFKQGIILPAFDPQMGGGALMDINIYNIHFVVGIMGKPKKVTYFANSERQVDTSGVLILDYPHTKAVCIGAKDSWTPSKSVIQGTKGIITVESPANTVENYKVTQRDQVSQLMNKNKHNHRMMEEFLHFVKIIEKNDFDEANKRMEHSKIVMQVVEEAQASLKSEV, from the coding sequence ATGAAATTAGCTATATTTGGCTCCGGGATGATTGTACAAGATTTTTTAACAATAGCAAAGGAAATACCTCATTTAGAACTGCACTCAATTTTAGGAACAGAGCGTTCATTACCGAAAATCAAAGAATTAGCAAAACAATACGGCATTCAGACATTCTATACAGATGTTGACAAAAATTTATTAGATGATGAAGTAGATACGGTTTATATTGCCTTACCAAACCATCTGCATTATTCATTTGCTAAAAAAGCTTTAGAAAATGGCAAACATGTTATTTGTGAGAAACCTTTTACGTTAACACTTGCTCAATTAATTGAGTTAGAGCAACTAGCTAAGCGTAAAAATTTAATCTTAATCGAAGCGATAACCAATCAATATTTATCAAACTATCAAGAAATCAAAGAAAACTTAGCTTCAATTGGTGAGATTAAATTAATAGAATGTAACTATTCACAATATTCTTCTAGATATGACTCGTTTAAACAAGGCATTATTTTGCCAGCATTTGATCCGCAAATGGGCGGAGGCGCGTTGATGGATATCAATATTTATAACATTCATTTTGTTGTGGGAATAATGGGAAAACCTAAAAAAGTAACCTATTTTGCCAATAGTGAACGACAAGTTGATACTTCAGGTGTCTTAATTTTAGACTATCCGCATACGAAAGCGGTATGTATCGGAGCGAAAGATTCTTGGACACCGTCTAAATCAGTCATACAAGGGACGAAAGGCATCATTACTGTAGAAAGTCCTGCAAATACGGTAGAAAATTATAAAGTGACACAACGAGATCAAGTCTCGCAACTAATGAATAAGAACAAACATAACCATCGAATGATGGAAGAATTTTTACATTTTGTCAAAATAATAGAGAAAAATGATTTTGATGAAGCTAACAAACGGATGGAACATTCAAAAATTGTCATGCAAGTAGTTGAAGAAGCGCAAGCTAGTTTGAAATCTGAAGTATAA
- a CDS encoding glycoside hydrolase family 1 protein, with protein MNKIPNGFPKDFLWGGAIAANQAEGAWDVDGKGWCVADINEFVPDVALDKKNNMEITSEYIKTAMSSNDRIFPKRKGIDFYHTYKEDLKLLSELGLKTFRTSINWSRIFPNGVEEEPNEAGLKFYDDLFDEIIHNGMEPMITMSHYEIPIHLTTEYSGWYSREVIDFFVKYGKVLLDRYHEKVKKWIIVNQINLIIHESFNHLGIAEDKVDDLLSAKYQGVHNEMVASALITKYAHENYPDNEIGMMLCGGPSYAASSKATDVLATLKLNQMEYFYADVLLRGYYPGYAFRYFADKGIQVEFGEGDEEALKNTADFMSFSYYYTQIVDQDSYDKDLGPHRNKELPANPWGWTIDPIGLRILLNEFYDRYQCPIYITENGIGYFDKLEDGQIHDDYRIDYLRMHIAEMKEAIKDGVDLRGYYAWGPIDIVSCSSSEMSKRYGFIYVDIDDYGNGSGKRLKKDSFEWYQKVISSNGENLE; from the coding sequence ATGAATAAAATACCTAATGGATTTCCGAAAGACTTTTTATGGGGAGGAGCCATTGCAGCAAATCAAGCGGAAGGTGCTTGGGATGTTGACGGCAAAGGATGGTGTGTTGCTGATATTAATGAGTTTGTACCAGATGTTGCCTTAGATAAAAAGAACAATATGGAAATAACAAGTGAATATATTAAAACAGCGATGTCTAGTAATGACCGCATATTCCCTAAACGAAAAGGTATTGATTTTTATCATACGTATAAAGAAGATTTAAAACTACTTTCAGAATTAGGGTTAAAAACATTCCGAACATCCATTAATTGGTCACGTATCTTTCCTAATGGAGTGGAAGAAGAGCCGAATGAAGCGGGGCTAAAATTTTATGATGATTTATTTGATGAAATTATTCATAATGGGATGGAACCAATGATTACAATGTCTCATTATGAAATTCCTATTCACTTAACAACTGAATATTCAGGGTGGTATTCAAGAGAAGTCATCGATTTTTTTGTTAAATACGGAAAAGTATTGTTAGATCGATATCATGAAAAAGTTAAAAAATGGATTATTGTGAATCAAATTAATTTAATTATTCATGAATCGTTTAATCATTTAGGAATTGCTGAAGATAAAGTAGATGATTTACTTTCGGCTAAATATCAAGGTGTGCACAATGAGATGGTAGCAAGTGCTCTGATTACTAAATATGCTCACGAAAATTATCCTGATAATGAAATTGGTATGATGCTTTGCGGTGGTCCTTCTTACGCAGCATCCAGTAAAGCGACCGATGTATTGGCAACATTAAAATTAAATCAAATGGAATATTTTTATGCAGATGTCTTACTTCGTGGCTATTATCCCGGCTATGCGTTTCGTTATTTTGCTGATAAAGGGATTCAAGTTGAATTTGGAGAAGGCGATGAAGAAGCATTAAAAAATACGGCTGATTTTATGTCATTTTCGTATTACTACACACAAATTGTCGATCAAGATTCTTATGACAAAGATTTAGGACCTCATCGTAACAAAGAGTTGCCAGCAAATCCTTGGGGGTGGACGATTGACCCAATTGGACTTCGAATTCTATTGAATGAATTTTATGATCGTTATCAATGTCCAATTTATATTACTGAAAATGGGATTGGCTATTTTGATAAATTAGAAGATGGCCAAATTCATGACGACTATCGAATTGATTATCTTAGAATGCACATCGCAGAAATGAAAGAGGCAATTAAAGATGGTGTCGATTTACGAGGCTACTATGCTTGGGGACCGATTGATATTGTTAGTTGTTCTTCCAGTGAAATGAGTAAAAGATATGGATTTATTTATGTAGATATCGATGATTACGGTAATGGGAGTGGCAAACGTTTGAAAAAAGATAGTTTTGAGTGGTATCAAAAAGTTATTTCTAGTAATGGAGAAAATTTAGAATAA
- a CDS encoding BglG family transcription antiterminator, translated as MKTRYIKLLQYINEQHTWVSSNQLAAQFALSKRTIKSYVADIQLLAPQIVVSSNKGYRVNSNKLAAFLDNTEVNVPETRAERISYLLLKLISIEQPISIYELTEELFISESTLLNDIKLLKKKCSSHSLEIKYTKNTLQLLGTEKAKRQLIHTTLLAELDNNFGDITKLQESFSDFDLDYIKEIVAEIFSNDAFFTNDYALTNIVIHLAIAIDRMKNNFQFPKSEMISSQSIPISILEIAEKIAENVSLHYDIYFSKEEIRDLSLLIAANGTNINFTQISIEELKRIIDERCLNLVEKILTKVRELYFIDNTEPEFYIRFALHMKNLLYRLNNDYTIRNPMTETLKKECPLIYDCAVQVSHMIQEELAYTINEDEIAYIAFHLGYALEVQKQRTTKIKCVVLVPLYYNMNIQVLEKLQKNFADDLDIQNILTNEKELQFIDTELIISAVKLKQVVTIPYVIINPFFTLENRQQITEKIFDIKQQKRKDIFSKNFLSIASKEHFLYTTENLAFDELLQQLCKKMEADGMVDESFFSQVMAREQLSSTAYGAVAIPHSLTMNAKQTCISIVANPNGIQWHDNRVTLIFLISINYLNRHVFREIFDNLAMICSEENNIQKLSQITSFDSFTKELIECCTSN; from the coding sequence TTGAAAACAAGATATATCAAACTTTTGCAATATATAAATGAACAACATACTTGGGTCTCTTCTAATCAATTAGCTGCTCAATTCGCGTTGTCTAAGCGAACGATTAAATCTTATGTAGCAGATATCCAACTATTAGCACCACAAATAGTCGTTTCATCCAATAAAGGGTATCGAGTAAATTCTAATAAGTTGGCAGCATTCTTGGATAATACCGAAGTGAATGTTCCTGAAACACGAGCAGAGAGAATTTCTTATTTATTATTGAAACTTATTTCCATTGAACAACCAATTTCGATATACGAATTGACTGAAGAGTTATTTATTAGTGAATCAACATTATTAAATGATATAAAGCTGTTGAAAAAGAAATGCTCTAGTCACTCGCTTGAAATCAAATATACTAAGAATACCTTACAGCTTTTAGGTACAGAAAAAGCTAAACGCCAACTAATCCATACAACTTTGTTGGCCGAATTAGATAATAATTTTGGAGATATTACCAAATTGCAGGAAAGTTTTTCTGATTTTGATTTGGACTACATTAAAGAAATTGTGGCAGAAATTTTTTCTAATGACGCCTTTTTTACGAATGATTATGCGTTAACAAATATAGTTATTCATTTGGCAATCGCAATCGATCGAATGAAAAATAATTTTCAATTTCCTAAATCAGAGATGATTTCTTCTCAATCTATTCCTATATCTATTCTTGAAATCGCGGAGAAAATCGCTGAAAATGTTTCTTTACACTACGATATTTATTTTTCTAAAGAAGAAATAAGAGATCTCTCGTTATTGATTGCTGCCAATGGAACAAACATCAATTTTACACAAATTTCGATTGAAGAGTTAAAACGAATTATAGACGAACGCTGTTTAAATTTAGTAGAAAAAATTTTAACTAAAGTGCGTGAATTGTATTTTATTGATAATACAGAGCCTGAATTTTATATTCGTTTTGCTTTGCATATGAAAAATTTACTTTATCGATTAAACAATGACTATACAATTAGAAATCCAATGACGGAAACATTAAAAAAAGAATGTCCGCTCATTTATGATTGTGCGGTTCAAGTCTCCCACATGATTCAAGAAGAATTAGCTTACACTATTAATGAAGATGAAATTGCTTATATCGCCTTTCATTTAGGTTATGCTTTGGAAGTACAAAAACAGCGAACGACAAAAATAAAATGTGTCGTTTTAGTTCCTCTTTACTATAATATGAATATTCAAGTCTTAGAAAAATTACAAAAAAACTTTGCTGATGATTTAGATATCCAAAATATTCTTACAAATGAAAAAGAATTGCAGTTTATTGATACAGAGCTAATTATTTCTGCCGTAAAATTAAAACAAGTAGTCACTATACCTTATGTCATCATTAATCCTTTTTTTACTTTAGAAAACAGACAGCAAATTACAGAAAAAATATTTGACATCAAACAGCAAAAACGCAAAGATATTTTCTCCAAAAATTTTCTATCCATAGCTAGTAAAGAACACTTTTTATACACGACCGAAAATTTAGCCTTTGATGAATTATTACAACAATTATGTAAAAAAATGGAGGCTGACGGTATGGTAGATGAATCCTTTTTTTCACAAGTAATGGCAAGAGAACAACTATCATCCACCGCATACGGAGCTGTTGCAATTCCGCATTCCTTGACTATGAATGCAAAACAAACTTGTATTTCAATTGTTGCAAATCCCAACGGCATACAATGGCATGATAACCGAGTCACTCTTATTTTTTTGATATCAATTAATTACTTGAATCGACATGTTTTTAGAGAAATTTTTGATAATTTAGCTATGATTTGTTCCGAAGAAAACAATATACAAAAATTGAGTCAAATCACTTCTTTCGATTCCTTCACTAAAGAATTGATTGAATGCTGTACATCTAATTAA
- a CDS encoding PTS sugar transporter subunit IIB, translating to MKKMNVLLVCGSGASSGFMAANIRKAVSSQGLDIKITARGESEIENYIDEIDALMVGPHLAYILDEVEEYIGDAPVKVILMKPEYYATLNGEQALTHLLEEMK from the coding sequence ATGAAAAAAATGAATGTCTTATTAGTTTGTGGATCAGGTGCAAGTTCAGGTTTTATGGCGGCTAATATTCGTAAGGCTGTTTCTTCACAAGGTTTAGATATCAAGATTACAGCTAGAGGAGAAAGTGAAATTGAAAACTACATTGATGAGATTGATGCGTTGATGGTTGGTCCGCATCTAGCTTATATTCTTGATGAGGTGGAGGAGTACATTGGAGACGCACCAGTCAAAGTTATTTTAATGAAACCAGAGTACTATGCTACATTGAATGGCGAGCAAGCATTAACACATCTACTAGAAGAAATGAAATAA
- a CDS encoding PTS sugar transporter subunit IIC, whose amino-acid sequence MKPFINWLEGSFTPRMNKINHNTWIVTLKDSIMQALPLIFLGSLFAMLAILNDYFPSLPNFWVLYGWTMGMISLIISFLIPFNLMEKKRLRKQRINAGMSGVILFLIIISPQVIADGQPGFSHSALGAGGMFVAIISGLFAGFVLNMFGKFSFFKEESVIPDFVRAWFDAMLPIGIVIIIGWLLVDLLKFDVYNSILAIFMPLQNVVETPWGFSLMMFIVCFLYSLGISTWVLTPVINPVLLTAIQANIDGTSQNLVTDPTIYSAYLWIGGIGCTMPLVFMLIRSKSKKLKALGTASILPTFFNINEPIVFGAIAWNPLLMIPMWLQGIILPLVVWFFTKVIAFAPIPMINFQMWYCPFPISTWLTTGSISGILLMLIIFIISAAIWYPFFKTYEKQECEKELKEIN is encoded by the coding sequence ATGAAACCATTTATTAATTGGCTTGAGGGGAGTTTTACTCCTCGAATGAATAAAATTAATCATAATACATGGATTGTTACTTTAAAAGATTCTATCATGCAAGCTTTACCACTGATTTTTTTAGGTTCGTTATTTGCAATGTTAGCTATTTTAAATGATTATTTTCCTAGTTTACCTAATTTTTGGGTATTGTATGGTTGGACAATGGGAATGATTTCTTTAATTATTTCATTTTTAATTCCATTTAACTTGATGGAGAAAAAAAGATTGAGAAAACAACGAATCAATGCGGGTATGTCAGGAGTGATTTTGTTTTTAATTATTATTTCGCCACAGGTAATCGCAGATGGTCAACCTGGATTTTCCCATAGTGCATTAGGTGCTGGAGGAATGTTTGTTGCGATTATCTCAGGACTATTTGCAGGGTTTGTTTTAAATATGTTTGGTAAGTTCTCGTTCTTTAAAGAAGAATCTGTTATCCCAGATTTTGTTAGAGCTTGGTTTGATGCAATGTTACCAATTGGCATTGTAATCATTATAGGTTGGTTGTTAGTCGATTTGCTTAAATTTGACGTTTATAATTCAATATTGGCTATTTTTATGCCATTGCAAAATGTTGTCGAAACACCTTGGGGCTTCTCATTAATGATGTTTATTGTGTGTTTCCTCTATTCTTTAGGGATTTCTACTTGGGTGTTGACACCTGTAATAAATCCAGTGTTATTGACTGCGATTCAAGCAAATATAGACGGTACTTCACAAAATCTAGTAACTGATCCAACAATTTATTCTGCTTATTTATGGATTGGTGGGATTGGTTGTACAATGCCCTTGGTCTTTATGTTGATTCGTTCGAAGTCAAAGAAATTAAAAGCCTTAGGAACAGCGTCTATTTTACCAACATTTTTTAACATTAATGAACCGATTGTATTTGGAGCCATTGCATGGAATCCGTTGTTAATGATTCCAATGTGGTTACAAGGAATTATTTTACCCCTAGTTGTATGGTTCTTTACTAAAGTTATCGCATTTGCACCGATACCTATGATTAATTTTCAAATGTGGTATTGTCCATTTCCTATCTCGACTTGGTTAACTACAGGAAGTATCTCAGGGATTTTGTTAATGCTGATCATATTTATTATTTCAGCAGCAATTTGGTATCCATTTTTCAAAACGTATGAGAAACAAGAATGTGAAAAAGAATTGAAAGAAATTAATTAA
- a CDS encoding ABC transporter ATP-binding protein: MSEIEFQQVKKIFKDGANTIEALKETNFSVEKGEFVAIIGPSGSGKSTFLTIAGGLQSPSKGQVLINNQSFSDKKEKERAKIRFKEIGFILQASNLIPFLTVQDQLVLVDKVRKKKYTENQLFQDLGIEKLVNKYPEELSGGERQRVAIARALYHDPSIILADEPTASLDTEKAYEVVEILANETKQKQKATIMVTHDLRMTDFCDRVFIMKDGVLTRREKL, translated from the coding sequence ATGAGTGAAATTGAATTTCAGCAAGTGAAAAAAATTTTTAAAGATGGAGCAAATACAATCGAAGCTTTAAAAGAAACCAATTTTTCTGTTGAAAAAGGTGAATTTGTTGCGATAATTGGTCCATCAGGATCAGGAAAAAGTACTTTTCTAACGATTGCGGGCGGATTACAATCTCCTAGTAAAGGACAAGTATTAATTAACAATCAATCTTTTAGTGATAAAAAAGAAAAAGAACGTGCAAAAATACGATTTAAAGAAATTGGTTTTATTTTACAAGCTTCAAACTTGATACCTTTTTTAACAGTACAAGATCAATTAGTTTTAGTAGACAAAGTTCGCAAAAAAAAATATACAGAAAATCAATTATTTCAAGATTTAGGTATTGAAAAATTAGTTAATAAATACCCTGAAGAATTATCTGGAGGTGAACGGCAACGAGTGGCAATTGCTCGTGCACTGTATCATGATCCTTCTATTATCTTAGCAGATGAACCAACAGCCAGTTTGGATACAGAAAAAGCATACGAAGTAGTAGAAATACTGGCGAACGAAACGAAACAAAAACAAAAAGCCACCATCATGGTCACGCATGATTTAAGAATGACTGACTTTTGTGACCGTGTGTTTATTATGAAAGATGGTGTATTAACCAGAAGGGAAAAACTATGA
- a CDS encoding ABC transporter permease — protein MFLALREIKHSKLRYFLVIGVMFLIAYLVFFLTGLAYGLAQDNRNAVDQWKADNILIAEDANDNLNMSMFPIKTYEEVNAEEKAILAQLPAVVSKKGTKETINTIFFGISPDQFLVPKIETGRMFETKNESVVDDSLRNQYGLQIGDQLKVSGSNTELTIVGFIENAKFNVAPVFYISMETYQEIRFENGNQSEDVPINAIVTKGKVSNLPDNLEKISIATFINNLPGYNAQVLTFGFMIGFLIIIAAIVIGIFIYVLTMQKTDIFGVMKAQGISSTYIARSVISQTFILAFLGVGIGLLATTGTSYLLPAQVPFETNSSFLAAISSLMVLFAILGAFFSVRAVVKIDPLKAIG, from the coding sequence ATGTTTTTAGCTCTAAGAGAAATTAAGCATTCCAAGTTACGTTATTTTTTAGTGATAGGTGTCATGTTTTTAATCGCCTATCTTGTCTTTTTTTTGACTGGCTTAGCATACGGATTAGCACAAGATAATCGAAACGCAGTAGACCAGTGGAAAGCAGATAATATTTTAATTGCCGAAGACGCTAACGATAATTTAAATATGTCAATGTTTCCTATCAAAACTTACGAGGAAGTCAACGCAGAAGAAAAAGCGATTCTTGCACAACTCCCTGCTGTCGTTTCAAAAAAAGGAACAAAAGAGACAATTAACACTATCTTTTTTGGCATTTCACCTGACCAATTTTTAGTTCCTAAAATTGAAACAGGAAGAATGTTTGAAACAAAAAATGAATCAGTCGTTGATGACAGTCTAAGAAATCAATATGGTTTACAGATTGGCGATCAATTAAAGGTATCTGGAAGTAATACAGAATTAACAATAGTTGGGTTTATAGAAAATGCTAAATTCAATGTTGCACCAGTCTTCTATATTTCTATGGAGACATACCAAGAAATTCGTTTTGAAAACGGAAATCAGTCCGAAGATGTACCAATTAACGCAATTGTAACGAAAGGTAAAGTCAGCAATCTGCCTGATAACTTAGAGAAAATATCTATTGCTACATTTATCAATAATTTGCCTGGCTATAACGCACAAGTGCTAACATTTGGTTTTATGATTGGTTTTTTAATTATCATTGCTGCCATTGTAATCGGCATTTTTATTTATGTTTTAACGATGCAAAAAACAGATATTTTCGGGGTGATGAAAGCACAAGGAATTTCGAGTACGTATATTGCTAGATCAGTCATTTCACAGACATTTATATTAGCATTTTTAGGTGTAGGAATAGGATTATTGGCTACTACTGGCACGTCTTATCTCCTACCAGCTCAAGTACCTTTTGAAACAAATAGTAGTTTTTTAGCAGCAATTAGTAGTTTAATGGTACTCTTTGCTATCTTAGGTGCCTTCTTTTCTGTGCGAGCAGTAGTAAAAATTGATCCTTTAAAAGCTATTGGATAG
- a CDS encoding PTS lactose/cellobiose transporter subunit IIA, with the protein MVSEGTVQKAMQIILFSGDARKNCMEALKAIEVSDFVLAKAKMQAANEQIVQAHRVQTDAISAETSGEAGEYSVLFAHAQDTLMTIYSEINIAKRMIQIFETYEERIQRLEKKMEGRENNE; encoded by the coding sequence ATGGTAAGTGAAGGTACTGTTCAAAAAGCAATGCAGATTATTTTATTCTCTGGCGATGCAAGAAAAAACTGCATGGAAGCATTAAAAGCGATAGAAGTGAGTGATTTTGTTTTAGCTAAAGCTAAAATGCAGGCAGCTAATGAACAAATTGTGCAAGCGCATCGCGTGCAGACGGATGCGATTTCGGCTGAGACTTCTGGAGAAGCGGGTGAGTATTCTGTTTTGTTTGCTCATGCCCAAGATACATTAATGACAATCTATAGCGAAATTAATATAGCAAAACGAATGATACAAATTTTTGAAACGTATGAAGAACGTATTCAGCGATTAGAAAAGAAGATGGAAGGTAGGGAAAATAATGAATAA